The Streptomyces sp. TLI_105 DNA segment GCGTGGCCCGGCCGGGCGGCTTCCACCTGCCCAACCCGGTGAACCAGGGGGTCTTCCCCACCCCGAGCGGCAAGGCCGTCTTCACCCGCAACGTGTTCACGATGCCGCACGTCCCCGAGGGGCACCTGCTGCTGCAGACCCTCCGCTCGCACGACCAGTGGAACACCGTCTGGTACGCCCCGAACGACCGCTACCGCGGCATCCACGACGCCCGCCGGGTCGTCCTCGTCAACCCGGCCGACCTCGACGCCCTCGGCCTCGCCGACCGCGAGCTCGTGGACCTGGTGGGCGTCTGGCACGACGGGCGGGAGCGGCGCGCGGAGGGCTTCCGGGTGGTCGCGTACCCCGCGAGCCGGGGTTCCGCGGCGGCGTACTACCCCGAGACGAACGTGCTGGTTCCGCTGGACAGCGTCGCCGACATCAGCAACTGCCCGACGTCCAAGGGCGTCCTGATCCGCCTGGAGCCGGCCCGTACCCCCGAGGCGGAGAAGACGGGGAAGGCGGAGTCCACGAGGACCGCGCAGGCCGAGCGGACCGCGCGGGCCGGGAGGAGCCGAGCACGGGACGCGTGACCGTGCGCCGCCGTGTCCTGCGCCTGCGGGAGGGAGTCCCCTCCCACCGGCCGGACGCCCTGGCCGCCGAGGAGCCGATGGAGATCCGGTTCGGCGGGCGCCCGCCGACCGTGACGATGCGCACCCCGGGCGACGACTTCGACCTGGCGGCCGGTTTCCTGGTGAGCGAGGACGTGGTGCGCTCCGCCGGGGACGTGGCGGGGATCCGGTACTGCGCGGGTGCCACGTCCGACGGCGGCAACACGTACCACGTGGTCGACGTCGTCCTCGGGCCCGGTGTGGCCGCCCCCGACGCGTCCCTGGAGCGGAACTTCTGCACCACCTCGTCCTGCGGACTGTGCGGCAAGGCGAGCCCGGACGCGGTCCGGACCACGACCGCCCGGTCCGTCGCGGAGGACCCGCTGCGCGTCGGACCCGACGTCCTGTCGGCACTCCCCGACCGGCTGGAGGCGGAGTCGGCGGCCGTGGGGTGACGGCGGCTCCGATTGGCGCTCCGGCGGGGGGTCGGGTAGACCCGTGGGGTGCTGTTCCGTCAACTCGAGTACCTGGTGGCCCTCTCGCGGGAGCGCCATTTCGCCCGCGCCGCCCAGGCCTGTCACGTCTCCCAGCCGGCGCTCTCGGAGGCGGTCCGGAAGCTGGAGGACGAGCTCGGCGTCCCGCTGGTCCTGCGCGGCCGCCGGTACGAGGGGCTGACGCCCGAGGGCGAGCGGATCGTGGTGTGGGCGCAGCGGCTCCTGGCCGACCGCGACGCCCTCAAGAGCGAGGTCGGTGCGCTGCGGACGGGTCTGAGCGGCCGGCTGAGGATCGGTTCGGTGCCGACCGCGTCCGGTGCGGTCGCCCTGCTGACGGCGCCGTTCTGCCTGGAGCACCCGCTGGTGAACGTGGAGGTGGCGGCGGACCTCCGGTCGGAGGACATCCTGCGGCAGCTGCGGGACTTCGAGCTCGACGCCGGGGTGACGTATCTGCACAAGGGGCTCGCGGAGAACTTCCGGGCGATGCCGCTGTACGAGGAGCGGTACGTGCTCCTCACCGGCGCCGCCGACGCGCCCGCGCACCGGACGACGGCGACCTGGGCGGAGGCCTCGCGGCTGCCGCTCTGTCTGCTGACCGGGTCCATGCAGGGGCGTCAGGTGCTCGACGAGGTGTTCGCCGAGGCCGGGGTGCGGCCCTCGCCGCGGGTGGAGACCGACTCGGTGGCGGCGCTCTTCGCCCATGTGCGGACCGGCCGGTGGGCCGGCATCGTGCCGCACACCTGGCTGCACGTCTTCGGGGTGCCGCACGGCATGCGGGCGGTGCCGATGACGGAGCCGGCGCGTTCGGTGCCGGTCGGTCTGGTGACGGTCGTCCGGGAGCCGGAGTCCGTGATGGCCCGCGCGCTCAGGGAGGTCGCGGGCCGCACCGATGTCGCCGGCACGCTGGACCGCCTCCCGGGGGACTCCGTACCGAGGTGAGACGGGGGCACGGGGCCGCTCGGGACGGCCCCGCGCCCGGCTCTCGCGCGGCGGCCGTCAGGCCACGGCGGTGCTGCCGGCCTCCTGGTGCTTGCGGACCGTGCAGTGCAGCGAGTCGTCGACGACGTCCGCGACGATCGTGTCGCCGGGGTCCGCCTCGCCGCTGAGCAGGAGGGTGGCGACGCGGTTGTCGAGCTCCGTCTGGATCGTGCGGCGCAGCGGCCGGGCGCCGAAGGCCGGCTGGTAGCCGTGGGCGACGAGCAGCTTCTTCGCCGCCTCGGTGACCTCCAGGGTCATGCCCTGGGCGTGGACGCGGTGCTTGCTCCGGTCGAGGAGGTGGTCGACGATCTCCGACAGGTCCTTCTCGGTGAGGCTGTGGAAGACGATGATGTCGTCGATGCGGTTGAGGAACTCGGGCAGGAAGCGCCCCCGCAGGTCCTCCATCAGCTCGTCCTTGAGCTCGGCGGCGTCGCCCTCGTGGGCGAGGATGCGGTGGGCGCCGATGTTGGATGTCATGATGACGACGCAGTGGCGGAAGTCGACCGTGCGGCCCTGTCCGTCCGTGAGGCGCCCGTCGTCGAGGATCTGGAGCAGCGTGTTGAAGACGTCGGGGTGCCCCTTCTCGACCTCGTCGAAGAGCACGACGCTGTACGGCTGGCGGCGGACCTTCTCGGTGAGCTGGCCGGCCTCCTCGTAGCCGACGTATCCGGGGGGCGCGCCGACGAGCCGGGCGACCGTGTGCTTCTCCTGGAACTCGCTCATGTCGAACCGGATCATGCGGTCCTCGGCGCCGAAGAGCAGCTCGGCGAGGGTCTTGGCGAGTTCGGTCTTGCCGACGCCCGTGGGTCCGAGGAAGAGGAAGGAGCCGACGGGCCGGTTCGGGTCGCCCATGCCGGCCCGGTTGCGGCGCACGGCCTCGGAGACGGCGGTGACCGCCTCGTCCTGGCCGACGATCCGGGCGTGCATCTCCTCCTCCAGTTTGAGGAGCTTCTCCTTCTCGCTGGCGGTGAGCTGCGAGACGGGGATGCCGGTGCGGCGGGAGACGACGTCGGCGATGTCGGAGGCCGTGACCGAGACGACGCCCTCGCGGCGCTCCTCGATCCCGGCGAGCTCGCCCTCGATCTCGGCCATCTGCTCCTTGAGCTCCTTGGCCTTCTCGAAGTCCTCGCGGGCGACGGCCTGGTCCTTCTCGCGCCCCAGCTTGGCGATCCTGTCCTCGCGGCTGACGACCTCGGTGGAGCGGCCGCCGCTGCGGAGCCGTACCCTCGCGCCGGCCTGGTCCATCAGGTCGATGGCCTTGTCGGGCAGGAAGCGGTCGCTGATGTAGCGGTCGGAGAGCTCGGCCGCCGCGGCGAGGGCGCCGTCGGCGAAGCGGACCTGGTGGTGGGCTTCGTAGGCGTCCCGCAGTCCTTCGAGGATCTGCACGGTCTCCTCGACGGTGGGTTCCGGGATCAGGACGGGCTGGAAGCGGCGCTCGAGGGCGGCGTCCTTCTCGATGTGCTTGCGGTACTCGTCGATGGTGGTGGCGCCCACGACGTGCAGTTCGCCGCGCGCGAGGGCGGGCTTGAGCATGTTGCCCGCGTCCATCGCGCCCTCGCCGGTGGCGCCGGCGCCGACGACGGTGTGCAGTTCGTCGATGAAGAGGATGATGTCGCCGCCGGCCTCCTGGACGTCCTCGATGACCTTCTTGAGGCGTTCCTCGAACTGTCCCCGGTACTGCGCTCCGGCCACCATGCCGGACAGGTCCAGGGAGACGACCCGCTTGCCCTTCAGGGTGTCGGGGACCTCGTCCGCGACGATGCGCTGGGCGAGGCCCTCCACGATGGCGGTCTTGCCGACGCCGGGTTCGCCGATGAGCACGGGGTTGTTCTTGGAGCGGCGGGAGAGGATCTCGACGGTCTGCTCGATCTCGTCGGCCCGGCCGACGACGGGGTCGAGCCTCCCCGCCCTGGCCTCCGCCGTCAGGTCCCGGCCGTACTCGTCGAGGGTCGTGGCCGGCTGCTTCGCGGCGGCGGGGGCGCCGCCCTGCTCGGGGCGGGGCGCCCGGTCGGTGAGGCCGCGCAGCTTCTTCATGTCCAGGTCCTCGGCCCGCAGGAAGCGGGAGGCGCCGGAGTCGGCGTCGCCGAGGAGGGCGCTGAGGATGTGCTCGGGGCCGATGTAGGAGACGCCGGACGCCTGCGAGGTGGCGTGGGCGAGGGCGAGGGTCCGCTTGGCCGCCGGGGTGAGCCCGGGCTCGGCGGAGGGTTCGGCGGACTCCCGGGGAAGGACCTCGGCGAGCTGGTCGGCGAGCTTGTCGGGGTTCACCCCGCCCTGGGAGAGGAGCCGGCGGGTCGGCTCGATCTGGGTCGCCGCCCACAGGAGGTGTTCGGTGTCGAGGTCGGAGCTGCCGTCCTCGTCGGCCTTGCGCGCGGCCGTGTTCAGCAGTTCGTGGGAGGACTCGGTCAGCAGCCGTCCGATGGGCACGCGCTGCACCGCGGGGGGCGAGGAGGCCGGCGACATGCCGAAGAACCGGTTGAACAGATCGCTGAACGGATCCGACGAACCGAAGGGTGAACCGAACGCCATCGACATGGCAGCTCCTGAAGGGACGAAAGAGGGTCTTCCCCACTCAAACCCGACGTCGACCGCTCCGCAATCGGAGTGGGACCGGCGGCACGCCGACGCGTCCGCCCCGCGCGGAAGCCCGCCTGCCGCCCCGTACGGAAGCCGACACGCCACCCCATACGGACGCCCGAAATGCCCGGATCGCGGCCCTGTCCGCCGACGATGGCCCCATGACCTCCGCGCTCCCCCCGAACACCCCGGACCCGGCCCCCGGACCCGGCCCGGCCCCCGGCCCCCAGGTCCGCGCCTCCGCGCTCGTGCGGCACGCCAAGCTGTGGCTCGTACCGACCGTCCTGTGCGCCCTGGTGTCGTTGCTGCTGTCGCTCCTCTACATGGGCGGCATCCTCAGCCCGAACGACCATCTGGACCGGCTGCCCATCGCCCTGGTCGACGAGGACGAGGGCCGCCCGCTGCCGGGACAGCGGGAGAACCTGGGGAAGCAGATCACCGACTCGGTCGCCTCGGTGGGCTCCTCGAAGACCACCATCGACTGGCGCCGCCTCGACCTCGCCGCCGCCCAGGAGGCGCTGGCCTCCGGCAAGGTCTTCGGCGCCCTGGTCGTCCCGGCGGACTTCACCGCGTCCGTCGCGGCCCTGACCACGAACCGGGCGACGGCCCGCCCGACGCTGACCGTGCTCACCAACCCCGGCCTCGGCAGCCTGGGCTCGTCCCTGGCGTCCCAGATCAACCAGAACGCGGCCCACCAGGCCTCGCTGACCATCGGCAGACAGCTCTCGGCCACCTCCGCCGTGCCGACCACGCGGGTGCTCCTGTCCGACCCCGTCGCGGTCGTCACCCGCGTCGGCCATCCGATCGGCCGGCACAGCGGCCTGGGCCTGACCGCCTTCTACTACACGCTGCTGCTCGTCCTGGGCGGCTTCATCGGCGGCAACATGATCCACAGCGGTGTCGACACCGCGCTCGGCTACGCCGACAGCGAGATCGGGCCCTGGCACACCCGCCGTCCGACCGTTCCCATCAGCCGCACCCAGACGCTCGTCCTGAAGATGCTGATGACCGCCGGGATCTCGCTCCTGACCACCACGCTCGTCATGGTCGCCACCATCGGGATCCTGGACATGGACGCCGACCACCTGCCGATGCTGTGGCTCTTCTCCTACTGCGCGACGGTCGCCGTCGGCCTGGGCGTCCAGGCCATCAACGCGGCCTTCGGCGGCATCGGCCAGCTCGTGTCCATGTTCGTCTTCATCGCGCTGGCCCTTCCCTCCTCCGGGGCGACCGTCCCCCTGGAGGCCACCCCCGCCTTCTACCGGTTCCTGGGTATCTTCGAGCCGATGCACCAGCTGAGCGCGGGCATCCGGTCCATCCTGTACTTCGACGCCCGAGCCGACGCGGGGCTCGCCCGCGGCTGGATCATGATCGCGGTGGGCGCGGCGGGGGCCCTGGCGTTCGGCTTCGCCATGACCCACTACTACGACCGCAGAGGGCTGCGCCGCCTCACGCCGCAGCCCGAGTGAACGGAAACGGCCGGAGGCCGTGTCGGATGTCTCCGACACGGCCTCCGGCGACCGGGGTGCCCGGGCTCTACTCGTCCTCGTCCCACGGGGGTTCGAGCTCGTCCTCGTCCCACGGCGGCTCCTCGTCGTAGGACGGCGGAACGTCCGGCTCCGCCCTGCGTACCGACGGCGCGGAGGCGGCCGCCGCGGAGGAAGGCACCGGCGCCGCAGGCGCGGAGGCTGCCTGAGCGGAGGACGCGGCTGCCCCGTCGGGACCCGCATCGCCCGTCCCCGCGCCCCCGGACTGCGCCAGGGTTTCGAGGACGCCCTCGGCGTACTTGGTGAGCTTGGCCTCGCCGACGCCGCCGATGGTGCCGAGCTCCTCGACGGTGGCGGGCAGGCGGGTCGCGATCTCGCGGAGCGTCGCGTCGTGGAAGACGACGTACGCCGGCACGCCCTGCTCGCGCGCCGTCGCGGCCCGCCAGGCACGGAGGGCCTCGAAGACCGGCACGGCGGCCGCGGGCAGATCGACCGGCACGCGCGCGGCCTTGCCGGAGCGGGCCCCGGGTTCCTTGCGGGAGGGGGCGGGGACCGCCTTCTCCTTGCGCATCGGGACCTGGCGGCGTCCGCCGAGCACCTCGCCGCTGTCCTCGGTGAGCACGAGCGTCCCGTAGTCGCCCTCCACCGCGAGCAGCCGCTGCGCGAGGAGCTGGCGGACGACCCCGCGCCACTCGGCGGTGCCCAGGTCCGACCCGATGCCGAAGACGGACAGCTGGTCGTGGTCGAACTGGATGACCTTGGCCGTCCTCTTGCCCTGGAGGATGTCGATGATCTGGCCGGCGCCGAACTTCTGCCGCCGTTCCTTCGCCAGCCGCCACACGGTGGACAGCAGCTTCTGCGCGGCGACGGTCCCGTCCCAGGACTCTCCCGGCGTCAGGCAGGTGTCGCAGTTGCCGCAGGGCTTGCCGGTCTGCCCGAAGTACTCCAGGAGCCGCACGCGGCGGCAGTCGACCGTCTCGCAGAGGGCGAGCATGGCGTCCAGGTGCATGGCGAGGGAGCGGCGGTGCGTCTCGTCGCCCTCGGAGCCGTCGATGAGCTTGCGCTGCTGGACGACGTCCTGGAGGCCGTACGCCAGCCATGCCGTGGCCGGCTCCCCGTCGCGGCCGGCGCGGCCGGTCTCCTGGTAGTAGCCCTCGACCGACTTGGGCAGGTCGAGGTGGGCCACGAAGCGCACGTCCGGCTTGTCGATGCCCATGCCGAAGGCGATGGTCGCCACCACGACGACCCCGTCCTCCCGCAGGAAGCGGGCCTGGTTCGCCGCGCGCGTCCGGGCGTCCATGCCGGCGTGGTACGGGACGGCGTCGATGCCGTGCTCCACGAGGGCGGCCGCCGTCTTCTCCACCGAGGCCCGCGAGAGGCAGTAGACGACGCCCGCGTCCCCGTCGTGCTCGGTCCTGATCAGCTCCAGGAGCTGCTTGAGCGGGTTGTTCTTCGGGACGATGCGGTACTGGATGTTCGGCCGGTCGAAGCCGGCGACGAAGTGCCGGGCGTCCTCCAGGCCCAGCCGCTTCGCGATCTCGGCGTGGGTGGCCTCGGTGGCGGTCGCCGTCAGCGCGATCCGCGGCACCTTCGGCCACCGCTCGTGGAGCATGGAGAGGGCGAGGTAGTCGGGCCGGAAGTCGTGGCCCCACTGGGCGACGCAGTGGGCCTCGTCGATCGCGAAGAGGGACACCGTGCCCCGGTCGAGGAGCCGCTGGGTGCCCTCGGTGCGGAGCCGCTCGGGGGCCAGGTAGAGCAGGTCCAGCTCGTCCGCGAGGAACGCCTGCTCGACGGCCTGCCGCTCGTACGGGTCCTGCGTCGAGTTCAGGAAGCCGGCCCGCACCCCGAGCGCCCTGAGCGCGTCCACCTGGTCCTGCATCAGGGCGATGAGGGGTGAGATCACGACGCCTGTGCCCGCTCTGACGAGGGCCGGGATCTGGTAGCAGAGCGACTTGCCGCCGCCCGTCGGCATCAGGACGAGCGCGTCGCCGCCGCCGACGACCTGCTCGATGATCTCCTGCTGCTCCCCGCGGAAGGAGGTGTATCCGAAGACACGGTGGAGCACCCGAGCGGCGTCGGAGATCTCGGCGGAGGCGGCAGGAGCGTCGGAAAGGACCATTCGTGAAGCCTAGCCGTCCGCACCGACACCCCGGTCCCGCCCGGGGCAACCTGTGGAAAACCTCGCCGGACGGGACTCTCGGATCGGCGTCACCGCAGGCCGGCCGCCGCAGGGGCGTCGTCGATGAAGCCGCCCGACTGGTGCTGCCACAGTTTCGCGTAGGCCCCCTCGGCGGTGAGCAGCTCCTGGTGCGTGCCCTGCTCGACGATCCGTCCGCGGTCGAGGACGACGAGCCGGTCCATCGTGGCCACCGTGCTCAGCCGGTGGGCGACCACGAGCGCCGTCCGCCCCTCCATGAGCCGCCACAGCGCGTCCTGCACGAGCATCTCGCTCTCGGAGTCCAGGGCGCTGGTCGCCTCGTCGAGCAGCAGGATCGGGGCGTCGCGCAGGATCGCCCGGGCGAGGGCGACCCGCTGGCGCTGGCCGCCGGACAGCTTCACGCCCCGCTCGCCGACCATGGTGTCGAAGCCCTCGGGGAGGGCGTCCGCGAACTCCGTGACGTGCGCCGCCTCGGCCGCGCGCCGGATCTCGGCCTCGGTGGCCTCCGGCCGGGCGAAGGCGATGTTCTCCCGCAGGGTGCGGTGGAACATGGCGGGGTCCTGCGGCACGTACGCGATCATGCTGCGCAGTTCGGTCTGCCGGAGCCGGCTGATGTCCTGGCCGCCGATCGTGATCCGGCCGCCGTCGATGTCCGTCATCCGCAGGAGCAGCCGGGTGAGGGTGGTCTTGCCGCCGCCGGACCGGCCGACGAATCCGATCTTCGCGCCGCTGGGCACGTCCAGGTCGAGGCCCTCGAAGAGCGGCTCTGCGCCCGTGTGGGCGAAGGTCACCTTCTCGAACCGCACCTCGGCGTTCTCGGGCCGGAGGGGTTCCGGGGTCTCCGGGTCGAGGACGGTCGGCTTGTCGAGGAGGAGCTCGGTGAACTGCGCGGCCTCCGTCATCGAGCTTTCCAGGCGCCGGTAGATCTGGTTGAACTCGAACATGATCCGGGTGGCGTTGGCGTAGTACGTGAAGGCGACGATGACGGCCTCCACGCCGTGCTCTCCCCCGCCGAGGGCGACGGCGAGGACGAGTCCGAGGACGTTCGTCAGGACGGACATCGGCGCGACGAGCGTGTCGATGCGCAGGTTGCCGTAGTCCCAGGAGCGCAGGGTGAGCCGCCGGGACTCCGCGACGCGGGAGCGGTGTTCGGCGGCCTCGCGCCGCTCGGCGCCGAAGGACCGGACCGTGTCCATGTTGGTCAGGCTGTCGGCGACGTGGCCCGAGACCCGGGCGATCGCCTGTTCGCGCCGGGCGACGAGCGCCTGCCGGCGCCGGATGAGCGGTGTCACGCCGACGCCCGTGACGGCGATGAGGAGCAGGAGTCCGACCACGAGCAGCGGGTCGTACTGCCAGAGCACCACGGAGGCGAAGACGAGCGGCACGAAGCTGCCCATGACCGAGAAGGTCAGGGTGTCGACGCACTCCTCGAAGCGGGAGGCGAAGCTGAGGACCCGTTTGGTCAGCGATCCGGCGAAGTTGTCGTGGAAGAACGCGGCGTCCTTGGCGAACAGTTCGTCCATGCCGATGACGTACAGGTTCTCGATGCCGCGCGCGTCGAGGCGGTTCAGGCAGTGCAGCCCGACGCGCCACAGGGCCTCTCCGAGCAGCAGGACGCCGGCGAAGACGAGGACGTACGGGAGGAGCGGGCCGATCCCTCCGCCGGTGTCGTGGCCGACGATGCGGCCGACGAGCTTGGCGACGACGAGGGGAGCGATGTAGTTGATGCCGATGTTGCCGAGTGCCGGCAGGAGGAGGGCGGGAGCGGTCAGCCGTCGGAGGCGGACCAGTTCCCGTCCGTAGAAGCGGACTGCGAGGAGTACCGAGCCTTTGTTCGGCAAACCTTCGCGCGATTCAGGTGATCCCATACCCAACCCTGTGCTGTCGTACCGAAGGTGAGCAAAAGGAGTCTCCCGTGCGGGCGCTCGCGCGGTCCAAGCATTTTTCTCCGGTGGTGGACACCGGGTGGAACACGTGCGGAGAGGCGACGGGCCCGCCGGAAGGATCCCGGCGGGCCCGTCTCGCTCAGGAGCCTTGCGCGGCCGTCGGGTTGACGGCGTCGAAGACCATGGTCCCGGCCCCGGGATCCAGGTGGAACGATCCGGTGTAGACGCCCCGGGTGACCTCGGAGGTGAACTCCTCGCTCGTCCGCCACTCCGTGCCCTCGGGCACCTCGGGCACGATGCTTCCCAGGACGGCCGGCGGCTGTGCGGCGGGCACCCAGTCGTACTCCTTCAGGAGCCGCCGGACGTCAGCCTCGGCGAGGGTCGCCACACCGGAGAGCCGGACGTCGGTGGGGCCGGGCACCCGGGAGTTCGCCTGGCCGAGGGGGGCCGCGGCCCATTCGACGCCGGTGAACCTCCCGAACTGCGGGAACCGCTTCTCCACCGGTTCCCGGTCCGTCCTGACCTCCGCCTCCGGAGGCTGCTGCGAGGCCGTGCCGGTCCGCGACCCGGCCACGTCACCGCAGCCGCCGACCAGGCTCAGCACCATCAGGACTCCGGCCGCCGTTCGGCGCGGACCACCCTGACCCATCGGCCACCCCCCGGTGCCATGTGACGAAGCGCGGAAACACCACGTGGTGGTCGGGAACGTTCCCGACCACCACGTGGTGTTCTTCTTGTGTCCGAGGGGGGACTTGAACCCCCACGCCCGATAAAGGGCACTAGCACCTCAAGCTAGCGCGTCTGCCATTCCGCCACCCGGACCGGGTGATTGCCGCTTCGGGGTTTCCCCGTGGCGACGGAGAACAATCTACCAGGCCTTCGGGGTGCTCTTCACCCACGTTTCCGGTGGTCAGCGGGGCGGGGCGGGCGTCACGGGGAGACCGTGGCGGCCGGCGGGGTCCAGCGGTGGGTACGCGGCGGTCCCGTCGGGAGGCCGTAGTCCTTCTTGAGGTGCTCGGGGATGGCGTAGTGCATGACGCGGCCGCGGGTGAGGGAGGACAGTTCGAGGACGGTGGCGAGGTGGCCGAGGCGGTCCAGGGCCCAGGCGCCGAGCGGGGAGCGGTCCTCGATGGTCTCCAGGACGCCGAGGAGGTGGGGGACGGCCTTGACGACGGTGTCCCAGGGCGTGCGGGGGACCTCCAGCCAGTCGCCGCAGGTGTCGCCGACGAGGTGGCGGATGAGCGCGGAGACGATCGGGTCGAAGAAGGTGCCGGGGACGACCTCCTCGTAGAGGTCGATGAGCTGCCGGGTCAGGTGGACGCCCTCGGGAGAGGGTCCCATGTGGCGGATCATGTACAGGTCGAGGAAGCGGCGGGCCTCGTCGAGGGTCTTCGGGACGGCGTCCTGGTCGACGCCCAGCATCGCGCCGACCACGCGCCAGGCGTAGGAGTAGGCGTCGGCTCCCTCGGAGGACATGTGGATGCCGAGGCGGTGCAGGCTGTCGAGGACGAGCATCGAGAAGAACATCTGCCCGCCGATCATGTCCTCCTGACAGATCGGCACCCCCAGGGCCTCGACGTCCCAGCGGTCCTCGCGCCTGAGGTGGTGCCGGATGGAGGCGTGCAGCAGGCGGACCTTCTGCGCGGCCGGGACGAAGCGGCCGCCGGCCTCGAAGGCGTCGGGCCGCATGAGGTACACGGTGAACTGGCCGGTCTCCGCCATCCGCTTGGAGGGGTACTTCAGACCGTGCGTCGCCGACAGCAGCTTCGCCACGTGCGGGACGAGGTAGCAGGCGGGCATGGAGGCGAAGGAGAGCGCGGTCGAGATGTGCACGTTGTTGTCGATGAAGAACAGCCGGGCCTTCTCCATCTCCCCCCAGTCCACCCAGGACGGCGGGGCGCTCGTGGCGTGGAGGTACTCCCGGGCGACCTCGGGAAGCCCGTCCGGCAGGGGGGAGCCGGCGGTGGAGACGTACCGCATGAGGGTGTTGAACGTGCCGACCTCCCCGCGCTCGAAGAGGGTGGCGACCGTGGCGTCGGCGAGTTCGTCGCCGGTGTGCCGCAGGGCGTCCATGGACGCCTCGGTGGGGGTCATGGGCAGGGCTCCTTGTGCTGCGTCAGGAACGGCGGACCGTGGCCGAGTGCGCCAGGGCGGTGAGCGCGGCGGCGGGGGCCGCGGGAAGGTTCAGCCCGTCGAGGGCGCGAAGGGCCTCCTCGACCCGCTCGGTGATCATGGCCTCGACCCGGTCGGGCGCCTTCAGCCGCCGCATCACCTCGCGTACGGCCTCCAGGGCGTCCCCGTCGGGTTCGCGCCGGCCGAGCAGCTCGCGCAGCCGTCCGCGTTCCTCGGCGCCGGCGAGCCGCCAGGTCTCGGCGAGCAGGGTCGTGGGCCGGTGTCCGCGGACGTCGTCGGCGTCGGCCTTGCCGGTGGCGCCGGGGTCGCCGAACAGGCCGAGCAGGTCGTCCCTCAGCTGGAAGGCCTCGCCCAGCGGCACCCCGTACGCGGAACAGCCCTCGCGCAGGCGGCCGCCCGCCCCGGCCAGGGCGCCGCCGATCAGCAGGGGCTGCTCGACGGTGTACTTGGCGGTCTTGTAGCGGATCACCTTCAGCGAGGCCGTCGTGTCCGGGGCGGCGCCCGTGCGCAGGATCTCCAGGGACTCCCCCGCGACGAGGTCCCGGGCGAGCGCCGCCCAGAGCGGTCGGGCCCGGCCGAGGTAGGCGGCGGGCAGGCCGCTGGTGACGAAGAGCTGCCCGGCGAGCGACATGAGCAGGTCGCCGACCAGCATCGCGAGCGACCGGGCTCCCGCGGCGGGCCGCGGGTGGTGCTCCACCGCGCCGCGCAGGGCCATGTGCGCGGTGGGCCGGCCGTGCCGCAGCGGGCTGTCGTCGATCAGGTCGTCGTGCACGACGGCGGCCGCGTGCACGAGCTCCATGGACGCCGCCGCCCGCACCAGCGCGTCGCTGTCGGGCTGCCCGGCCGCGCGCCAGCCCCAGTAGCAGAACGCGGCCCGCAGCCGTTTGCCGTCCGCGACCGCCGCCTCCAGCTGGTCCGCCACCGGCCCCAGGGCCGGGTCGACCGCCGCGAGCTCCTCGGCCTCCAGGGCGACGTGGCTGCGCAGCACCTCGTCAACGCGCGCCTTGAACGCGGCCGGCGCCCAGCGCTCAGCCGCCATCGCGGGACCGCCGCGCCAGCACGTGCCGGGCGAGCACCTCCAGGTGCGCCGGCGG contains these protein-coding regions:
- a CDS encoding ABC transporter ATP-binding protein, translated to MGSPESREGLPNKGSVLLAVRFYGRELVRLRRLTAPALLLPALGNIGINYIAPLVVAKLVGRIVGHDTGGGIGPLLPYVLVFAGVLLLGEALWRVGLHCLNRLDARGIENLYVIGMDELFAKDAAFFHDNFAGSLTKRVLSFASRFEECVDTLTFSVMGSFVPLVFASVVLWQYDPLLVVGLLLLIAVTGVGVTPLIRRRQALVARREQAIARVSGHVADSLTNMDTVRSFGAERREAAEHRSRVAESRRLTLRSWDYGNLRIDTLVAPMSVLTNVLGLVLAVALGGGEHGVEAVIVAFTYYANATRIMFEFNQIYRRLESSMTEAAQFTELLLDKPTVLDPETPEPLRPENAEVRFEKVTFAHTGAEPLFEGLDLDVPSGAKIGFVGRSGGGKTTLTRLLLRMTDIDGGRITIGGQDISRLRQTELRSMIAYVPQDPAMFHRTLRENIAFARPEATEAEIRRAAEAAHVTEFADALPEGFDTMVGERGVKLSGGQRQRVALARAILRDAPILLLDEATSALDSESEMLVQDALWRLMEGRTALVVAHRLSTVATMDRLVVLDRGRIVEQGTHQELLTAEGAYAKLWQHQSGGFIDDAPAAAGLR
- a CDS encoding oxygenase MpaB family protein, with translation MTPTEASMDALRHTGDELADATVATLFERGEVGTFNTLMRYVSTAGSPLPDGLPEVAREYLHATSAPPSWVDWGEMEKARLFFIDNNVHISTALSFASMPACYLVPHVAKLLSATHGLKYPSKRMAETGQFTVYLMRPDAFEAGGRFVPAAQKVRLLHASIRHHLRREDRWDVEALGVPICQEDMIGGQMFFSMLVLDSLHRLGIHMSSEGADAYSYAWRVVGAMLGVDQDAVPKTLDEARRFLDLYMIRHMGPSPEGVHLTRQLIDLYEEVVPGTFFDPIVSALIRHLVGDTCGDWLEVPRTPWDTVVKAVPHLLGVLETIEDRSPLGAWALDRLGHLATVLELSSLTRGRVMHYAIPEHLKKDYGLPTGPPRTHRWTPPAATVSP
- a CDS encoding polyprenyl synthetase family protein yields the protein MAAERWAPAAFKARVDEVLRSHVALEAEELAAVDPALGPVADQLEAAVADGKRLRAAFCYWGWRAAGQPDSDALVRAAASMELVHAAAVVHDDLIDDSPLRHGRPTAHMALRGAVEHHPRPAAGARSLAMLVGDLLMSLAGQLFVTSGLPAAYLGRARPLWAALARDLVAGESLEILRTGAAPDTTASLKVIRYKTAKYTVEQPLLIGGALAGAGGRLREGCSAYGVPLGEAFQLRDDLLGLFGDPGATGKADADDVRGHRPTTLLAETWRLAGAEERGRLRELLGRREPDGDALEAVREVMRRLKAPDRVEAMITERVEEALRALDGLNLPAAPAAALTALAHSATVRRS